The Syngnathus scovelli strain Florida chromosome 13, RoL_Ssco_1.2, whole genome shotgun sequence genome has a window encoding:
- the ube2l3a gene encoding ubiquitin-conjugating enzyme E2 L3a, whose translation MRRDELVVAAAGPPDRPTDRPFATTTGRRLNNRVSMTSARRLSKELEEIRKSGFREFRNIQVDESNILSWQGLIVPESPPYDKGAFRVEINFPSEYPFKPPRITFRTKIYHPNVDEKGHVCLAIISLENWKPATRTSQVIQCLISLVNVPQPERPLRAELANEYTEDRAQFMRNAEEFTRKHGETRPED comes from the exons ATGCGCCGCGACGAGCTGGTGGTGGCCGCGGCCGGCCcgcccgaccgaccgaccgaccgaccattCGCTACGACGACTGGGAGAAGACTCAACAACCGTGTTAGTATGACTTCCGCCAGGAGACTGTCCAAG gagctggAGGAAATCCGCAAATCGGGGTTCCGAGAATTCCGCAACATCCAAGTGGACGAATCCAACATTTTAAGCTGGCAGGGTCTCATCGTGCCT GAAAGCCCCCCTTACGACAAAGGAGCCTTTCGGGTGGAGATTAACTTCCCGAGCGAGTACCCCTTCAAGCCCCCCAGGATCACCTTCAGGACCAAAATCTACCATCCCAACGTGGACGAGAAGGGTCACGTGTGCTTGGCCATAATCAGCCTGGAGAACTGGAAGCCCGCCACCAGGACCTCCCAAG TCATCCAGTGTCTGATCTCGCTGGTCAACGTGCCGCAGCCCGAACGTCCCCTGCGGGCCGAGCTGGCCAACGAGTACACGGAAGACCGGGCGCAGTTCATGAGGAACGCCGAGGAGTTCACCAGGAAGCATGGCGAGACCCGACCCGAGGACTGA